GCAAATAAGTAGAGGTTTACTGGCTAAGCTAAAGACCCTAATATAAACCCATAAATGTAACAAATTACTTATGAAAAGATTTTGTGATATCTATctatttcaaaactaatttcttaTTCATGTTGGCTATATTCTGATTATGATAGTATCTGGACTTTCAATTCCTTTGAAATCATAATCCAAAGGAATTTGGCCCCTAGGTCTGGGATACCTTCTTTCTACTTGGAGTGTTTTGCACAACTTATGTTGAATTGTTTGTTACTATCTTCCATTGATTTTCTATTCACCAACATATGTCTATTTGGTTTTAGGTCCTAGAGCAAGATCAAATTATGGAAAGATTCCGAGAAGTTACTTCTCAACTGGAGCAAGCTTTGGATGAAATTTCCCTTGATGAGTTTGACATATCAGAAGAAGTGAAAGAACAGGTGAACATTCAAATACTCCGGTTTTAAGACATTGATTGCCCTTAACTCAGTCTTATTTAAAGAACACTTATTTTACAAAATCTATTTGTCTGGGTTAAAACGTGCTGTTTTACCTGTTTTCTCCCTCTAATTAGCATTATCTACAGGTTGAACTAGTGTGTTCTCAGTTCAAAAGAGCCAAAGAAAGGATTGATACTACTGATGTTGAGCTTTATGCTGATCTGCTAGTGGTTTACAATATGACCACTGATGCCAAAGTGGATCCTGTCATTCTACAGAAATTGGCAGAAAAATTACAGCTGATAACTATAGCAGATCTCAAACAAGAATCTCTTACCTTACATGAGATGGTTTCAGATGATGGAGATCCTGGACGGGTCATTGAAAAGATGTCCATGCTGCTTAAAAGGATTAAGGATTTTGTACTGACACATGAACCAGAATCAGGTTCCCTGACAACCACAAACCTGGGCAAGATTCCTATTATGCCTGATGATTTTCGCTGCCCTATATCCCTGGAGTTAATGGGGGATCCAGTTATTGTGTCGACTGGACAGGTCCATCCTTAAATATCCTAGATTTTGACTTCGTTATGAGATTCGTCATATGGGTCTTAAAGATAactgtatttttttttctccccGTTTCTATTTTACAGACTTATGAACGAGAGTGCATTGAAAAATGGCTGGAAGCGGGGCATAACACTTGTCCAAAAACACAACAAAAATTATCCAGCACGTCGTTAACTCCAAATTATGTCCTTCGCAGCCTCATAGACCAATGGTGTGAGGCAAATGGAATGGTTCCACCCAAGCGTCCTGCACAAACTGGCAAACCCCGATCAGTCTGTTCTGCCGGTGAACATGTAAAAGTTATTGATCTTGTTCGAAAGTTATCTTCACAGAACCTTGAGGACCAACGGTCAGCTGCTGGGGAACTTCGCCTATTTGCCAAGAGAAATGCAGATAACAGGATCTGCATTGCTGAAGCTGGTGCTATACCTCGGCTTGTGGGTTTGCTAAGTACAAACGATGTTTGCACACAGGAGCATGCTGTTACTGCACTTCTGAACCTCTCTATATATGAGGAAAACAAGGGTAAGATAATTATATCTGGTGCTGTCCCTGGGATAGTGCATGTTCTAAAGAAGGGCAGTATGGAAGCACGAGAGAATGCTGCTGCAACACTTTTCAGCCTCTCGGTGGTGGACAGAAACAAAGTGATAATTGGTGAGTCAGGAGCAATCCCCCTTCTCGTTTCACTTTTAAATGAAGGAAGCCAAAGAGGCAAGAAGGATGCTGCAACAGCACTTTTCAACCTATGCATTTACCACAGTAACAAGGGAAGGGCAGTTCGGTCTGGGGTGATTAAAATACTGATGACACTCTTGTTAGATCCTGAAGGATCTATGCTGGATGAGGCACTTGCTATTATGGCAATCATTTCAAGCCATCCTGAAGGAAAGGCAGCAATTACGGCAGCTGAAGCATTGCCAGTGCTACTACATATGATAAGATGCGGGTCACCAAGGAACAAAGAAAATGCAGCAGCTGTCTTGGTACAGCTCTGCAATGGGGACCAGCAGCAACAACATTTGGCCGAGTTGCAGGAGCAAGGGATGATGATGCCACTGCAGGAAATGATAGAGAGTGGCACTGACCGAGGCAAGAGGAAGGCTGCAGTGTTGCTTGAGCGCATGAAAAGATTCTTGGAGCAACAAAAGGAGGCTCAAGCTCAAATGCAGGAAGTGGCAGACAATTTAATGGATACAACTTCATCAGTTCTGATTGATACTTAACTACTTTGTTCTTTTGCTATAATGATTGACGTGATGAAATCATTATTGTCGTCTAATTATAAGATTGGCGGTGGAAGATCACCTGCCTGGAAGAGTTGTAAATTAATTGGGTTGTGATTCTGTGCGCATTGAGGATCAGTCAGTCGCAATAGTTGAGTTGTGATTGTGCGAGTTGGGTTGATCAGTCAGGTGTGATAATTAGACTCCTACTGCCATAACTAGAAATATAGGTCACAAGTGTTGAAAGTGTGGCATTGTGAAGATGTAAGTTATCACCCTCAATTTTTATGAAGGGTTGCCATCAATCTGTTCTGTCTCCCCAATTTGACAATGATCTTCAAAATTATCCAGTGACTAAGATtcgttattatttattttacccATTGATTGATGGTTAGCTTCGGTGACCAAGTAAAATGCTTGAATCATATTATTGTTCTCCACAAGGAAAATAAGAATGAAGAGAAGCTCTGCTATTCATATCCTTTATTTC
This genomic stretch from Zingiber officinale cultivar Zhangliang chromosome 7A, Zo_v1.1, whole genome shotgun sequence harbors:
- the LOC122000804 gene encoding protein spotted leaf 11-like, yielding MEEGENEAAVPPPPVGSVVEKLVNLVEEIAATSDYRNSYKKQFSNLSRRIKLLAPMFEELKESKVAIPVSALIATEKLNRALDLAKDLLLLGSKGSKIFLVLEQDQIMERFREVTSQLEQALDEISLDEFDISEEVKEQVELVCSQFKRAKERIDTTDVELYADLLVVYNMTTDAKVDPVILQKLAEKLQLITIADLKQESLTLHEMVSDDGDPGRVIEKMSMLLKRIKDFVLTHEPESGSLTTTNLGKIPIMPDDFRCPISLELMGDPVIVSTGQTYERECIEKWLEAGHNTCPKTQQKLSSTSLTPNYVLRSLIDQWCEANGMVPPKRPAQTGKPRSVCSAGEHVKVIDLVRKLSSQNLEDQRSAAGELRLFAKRNADNRICIAEAGAIPRLVGLLSTNDVCTQEHAVTALLNLSIYEENKGKIIISGAVPGIVHVLKKGSMEARENAAATLFSLSVVDRNKVIIGESGAIPLLVSLLNEGSQRGKKDAATALFNLCIYHSNKGRAVRSGVIKILMTLLLDPEGSMLDEALAIMAIISSHPEGKAAITAAEALPVLLHMIRCGSPRNKENAAAVLVQLCNGDQQQQHLAELQEQGMMMPLQEMIESGTDRGKRKAAVLLERMKRFLEQQKEAQAQMQEVADNLMDTTSSVLIDT